One window from the genome of Anticarsia gemmatalis isolate Benzon Research Colony breed Stoneville strain chromosome 8, ilAntGemm2 primary, whole genome shotgun sequence encodes:
- the Elp6 gene encoding elongator complex protein 6: MSSDIITLLQLDKALSSRVVVVKEINRCDSSFITSCVLNHCIKNKIGIVVVSTHNSLQHYQNVGLRMNYNLQRYLDTGLVDFFNFGEYSTNNLLMDNNLPELLPQVKEKILSMQQKHQTVSVILDGISHLFDLNYSLRQVNMFCKELIELVTSYNNSFVVCHCNEANEDDVTCVMSNLLSHKAHTVLEVENLPSGLSADVSGHLTIKYPGLKFDNNHLYTLDIKPSKYLFKLFDRGVKLLAPGTV; encoded by the coding sequence atGTCATCCGACATAATAACACTGTTACAACTAGATAAAGCATTATCTAGTAGAGTAGTTGTTGTTAAGGAAATAAATAGATGTGACAGCTCATTCATAACAAGTTGTGTTTTAAACCACTGCATCAAGAATAAAATTGGTATTGTTGTGGTTTCAACACACAACTCTTTACAACATTACCAAAATGTAGGGCTCAGAATGAATTACAATTTACAGAGATATTTGGATACTGGTTTGGTGGACTTTTTCAACTTTGGAGAATATAGTACAAATAATTTGTTGATGGATAATAACTTACCTGAATTGTTACCtcaagtaaaagaaaaaatattatcaatgcaGCAGAAACATCAGACAGTTAGTGTTATCTTGGATGGAATTTCACATTTGTTTGATTTGAATTACTCGTTGAGAcaagtaaatatgttttgtaaagaGTTGATTGAGTTGGTGACTAGCTATAATAATTCATTTGTGGTTTGCCACTGTAATGAGGCTAACGAGGATGATGTCACTTGTGTTATGTCCAATCTACTATCCCACAAAGCACACACTGTGTTGGAAGTTGAGAACTTACCATCAGGTCTGAGTGCAGATGTTTCTGGACATTTAACAATCAAGTATCCTGGTTTGAAGTTTGATAACAATCACTTGTATACTTTGGACATAAAGCCCTCTAAATATCTCTTTAAATTGTTTGATAGAGGTGTCAAGTTACTTGCCCCAGGGACAGTGTAA